One genomic window of Tetrapisispora phaffii CBS 4417 chromosome 13, complete genome includes the following:
- the FUR4 gene encoding uracil permease (similar to Saccharomyces cerevisiae FUR4 (YBR021W); ancestral locus Anc_3.221): MNNISSGHSFHQSSSTDNKFEYESSSKMKQRNELDSSTADTIGTFTKTLDDINSFEEESDTEYAYTTILEQSSKWERFYYEYIVADKSTIGIPFLHSFMYNHDLRPVEKARRVWSWYNYLWFWLAECFNINTWEVADTGLQLGLNWWQCWITVWLGYSFVAIFVSLSSRIGAAYHLSFPVSARASFGVYFSLWPIINRVVLAIIWYSVQAWICVTPISLMLQSIFGTDLPTRIPDNINQKNTTTYEFMCFFIFWVVSFPFLLVPPHKIRHLFTVKACLVPFACFGFLIWAVRKADGKIALDHLTDYKPTGSDFSWAFIRSMMTCMNNFSTLTVNAPDFSRFSKTKISSLYSQMFAIPFLFSITSLIGILVTAAGYELYGENYWSPVDVLQKFLDDSFSKGTRAGVFLISFVFVIAQLGTNISANSLSCGTDMSALVPKFINIRRGSMFCAFMALCICPWNLLASSSKFTAALSAYAIFLSSIAGVLAADYFVVRRGYIKLSHLYSNQPGSYYMFGNRYGFNWRACVAYFCGVAPNLPGFIGDVGAPQITVSEGATKLYYLSYWIGWFVSFLVYITLCYFFPVEGSPVENILKDKGWFQRWADVEDFEKAWIRNSRKVDLYDDVSTIYDHEEEEKFF, encoded by the coding sequence ATGAACAATATATCAAGTGGTCATAGTTTCCATCAATCGTCTAGCACAGATAATAAATTCGAATATGAATCCTCTAGTAAAATGAAACAGAGGAATGAACTCGACAGCAGCACAGCAGATACTATAGGCACATTTACTAAAACATTAGATGATATCAATTCATTCGAAGAAGAAAGTGACACTGAATACGCTTACACTACTATTCTCGAGCAATCTTCGAAATGGGAAAGGTTCTATTACGAATATATCGTTGCGGATAAATCCACTATTGGGATACCCTTTCTGCACTCGTTCATGTATAATCATGATTTAAGACCAGTAGAAAAAGCAAGAAGGGTATGGTCTTGGTATAATTACTTATGGTTTTGGCTAGCAGAATGTTTCAATATCAACACTTGGGAAGTTGCAGACACAGGTTTACAATTGGGTTTGAATTGGTGGCAATGTTGGATTACCGTTTGGTTAGGTTACTCATTTGTTGCCATCTTTGTTTCTTTATCGTCAAGAATTGGTGCTGCTTATCACTTATCATTCCCAGTATCCGCAAGAGCTTCATTTGGTGTGTATTTCTCTTTATGGCCTATCATTAATCGTGTTGTTTTGGCGATTATTTGGTATTCGGTCCAAGCTTGGATTTGTGTGACACCAATATCACTAATGTTACAATCGATATTTGGCACTGATTTACCAACTAGAATCCCTGATAATATCAATCAAAAGAATACAACAACATATGAGTTCATGtgtttcttcattttctgGGTAGTAAgttttccatttttattagttCCACCACATAAAATTAGACATTTATTCACAGTTAAAGCATGTCTGGTTCCTTTTGCTTGCTTCGGTTTTCTAATTTGGGCTGTTAGAAAAGCTGATGGTAAAATTGCATTAGATCACCTAACAGACTATAAACCAACAGGTTCTGATTTTTCATGGGCTTTCATTAGATCAATGATGACATGTATGAATAACTTCTCTACTCTTACTGTCAATGCTCCTGATTTTTCAAGGTTCTCAAAAACCAAAATATCATCCTTATATTCACAGATGTTTGCCattccatttttattttctatcaCTAGTTTGATTGGTATCTTAGTTACTGCTGCTGGTTATGAGTTATATGGTGAAAATTATTGGTCTCCAGTTGATGTTTTACAAAAGTTTTTAGATGATTCTTTCTCAAAAGGAACCAGAGCAGGTGTGTTCTTGATATCTTTTGTCTTTGTTATTGCCCAATTAGGTACAAATATATCTGCCAATTCGTTATCATGCGGTACTGATATGTCTGCGTTAGTTCcaaaattcattaacattAGACGTGGTTCCATGTTTTGTGCATTTATGGCTTTATGCATATGTCCATGGAATTTATTAGCATCATCAAGTAAATTTACTGCTGCATTGAGTGCATACGCAATTTTCTTATCTTCCATTGCTGGTGTTCTAGCTGCTGATTATTTTGTCGTCAGAAGAGGTTATATTAAACTGTCACATCTTTATTCAAACCAACCAGGTTCATATTATATGTTTGGTAATAGGTATGGTTTTAATTGGAGAGCTTGCGTTGCATATTTCTGTGGTGTCGCACCTAATTTACCAGGTTTTATCGGTGATGTTGGTGCTCCTCAAATCACTGTTTCTGAAGGTGCAACTAAATTATATTACTTAAGTTACTGGATTGGTTGGTTTGTTAGTTTCTTAGTATACATCACTTTATGTTATTTCTTCCCAGTTGAAGGTTCTCCagttgaaaatattttgaaagaCAAAGGCTGGTTCCAAAGATGGGCTGACGTAGAAGATTTCGAAAAGGCCTGGATAAGAAACTCTCGTAAAGTGGATTTATATGACGATGTATCCACAATCTATGACCacgaagaagaagaaaaattcttttag
- the TPHA0M00620 gene encoding uncharacterized protein (similar to Saccharomyces cerevisiae CHS3 (YBR023C); ancestral locus Anc_3.223), translated as MNVGNSDATNNAESETLDNNSAYDSNSAENGVSEHRLRWYQKFGRFANTGDARARFNYWLFYCYLLTFWIPAALLAKCGMREHGRRVAWREKIGLLSIILFLGLFVSFLTFGFNRTICSPVENTRDHKDNFSDTLLMHGKAFNLQLFNHIVVPGISQTTNFMGEPYNYGGYDASFLFQNVNGNCKGLITPKDNCTIPHNDIGDLAWYYPCKILNDVGELIEYSNEMELESHFDGWNCHTSNISREEFYKMNSSVTVTYKWEDLKKQSNKLVVVNGQVLDLSRLDYLDRYNLNYPIHFDEIKTLKLEGYDLSLLYTSEGQKRMLRCLTEITKVGIIDSKTVGCLIADVVLYLSLVIILSIVISKFFFACYFKWVIAKGQGVSKVDNKTFLKELRDIEKWSNNTLEQDQENLNNNIQRSSNNNDDQGNNDFEIETPIKFNEKVEKHFPYLSRIKHVNNKPSTDDNIDISVKGYTTISLQDHFHKVSSSSQCLLKTNSFLNGLNSSISLVPSDKGSTSQLQFEKSLIHKKALVQPDIYFTPFNFPLVYTVCFVTCYSEEAEGIKATLDSLTATDYPGSHKLLMVVCDGLVKGSNNDKTTPEICISMMEDFVIDPTDVEASSYIAVATGRRRHNMAKIYCGYYRYKGNDIKNKDKRLPMVTIVKCGLPEESQDVKPGNRGKRDSQVLMMSFFQKLLFNERMTELEYHLLKGIWQITGTNATFYELILMVDADTKVYPNSISHMVAEMIKDPLIMGLCGETKIVNKAQSWVTMIQVFEYYISHHQTKAFESVFGSVTCLPGCFSMYRLKAPKGTEGFWVPILINPDIVEKYSDNVTNTLHKKNLLLLGEDRYLSSLLLKTHSGRKMVFVPKAACKTMVPDTFKVLLSQRRRWVNSTIHNLFELVLVRDLCGTFCFSMQFFILIELIGTLVLPLAICFTMYIIFFSITSSPTPVITLVLLALILGLPGILVVVTATRISYIMWLGVYILALPIWNFVIPVYAYWKFDDFSWGDTRAVDGETKDNHGDDEGIFDYSNIKLMKLEDHIKLDSNI; from the coding sequence ATGAATGTTGGAAATTCAGATGCCACAAATAATGCTGAAAGTGAGACCTTGGATAATAATTCAGCATATGATAGCAACTCAGCGGAGAATGGAGTTAGTGAACATAGATTACGCTGGTATCAAAAATTTGGTAGATTCGCAAATACAGGTGATGCTAGGGCaagatttaattattgGCTGTTTTACTGTTATTTACTAACATTTTGGATTCCAGCAGCTCTTTTAGCTAAATGTGGTATGAGAGAACATGGAAGGAGAGTGGCTTGGAGAGAGAAGATAGGTCTCCTATCTATTATCTTGTTCTTAGGCTTGTTTGTATCATTTCTGACATTTGGATTCAATAGAACAATCTGCTCTCCAGTTGAGAACACTAGGGATCACAAAGACAATTTTTCTGATACATTACTAATGCATGGTAAGGCTTTCAATCTTCAACTATTTAATCATATCGTTGTACCAGGGATCTCTCAAACTACCAACTTCATGGGTGAACCTTATAATTATGGTGGCTATGATGCCAGTTTTTTGTTTCAGAACGTTAATGGAAATTGTAAAGGATTAATTACACCTAAAGATAACTGTACAATACCACATAATGATATTGGAGATCTAGCGTGGTACTATCCTTGTAAAATTCTTAACGACGTTGGAGAACTTATTgaatattcaaatgaaaTGGAATTAGAAAGTCACTTTGATGGATGGAATTGTCATACATCAAATATCTCAAGAGaagaattttataaaatgaaCTCATCAGTTACTGTCACATATAAATGGGAGgatttgaagaaacaaTCAAATAAGTTGGTAGTTGTAAACGGTCAGGTGTTGGATTTGAGTCGTTTGGATTATTTAGATAGATATAATTTGAACTATCCCATTCATTTTGACgaaataaaaacattaaaattagaagGTTATGATCTGTCATTGCTATATACTTCTGAGGGTCAGAAAAGGATGTTACGTTGTCTTACTGAAATAACAAAAGTTGGCATTATTGATTCAAAAACAGTGGGATGCCTAATTGCAGATGTAGTACTATATCTATCATTAGTCATTATTTTAAGCATTGTCATCagtaaatttttctttgccTGTTATTTCAAGTGGGTTATTGCAAAGGGTCAAGGTGTCTCTAAAGtagataataaaactttccttaaagaattaagagatattgaaaagtGGTCGAACAATACATTAGAACAAGATCAAgagaatttaaataataatatccaAAGAAGTTCAAATAATAACGATGATCAAGGTAATAATGATTTCGAAATTGAGACTccaattaaatttaatgaaaaggTTGAAAAACATTTTCCATACCTTTCAAGAATTAAACATGTCAACAACAAACCTTCAACCGATGATAATATTGACATATCAGTTAAGGGTTACACGACTATTTCATTACAAGACCACTTCCACAAAGTTAGTAGCAGCAGTCAATGTCtattaaaaacaaattcCTTTTTAAATGGGCttaattcttcaatcaGTTTAGTGCCTTCTGATAAAGGAAGCACGTCTCAATTACAATTTGAAAAGTCTTTAATTCACAAGAAAGCTTTAGTGCAAccagatatatatttcacaCCGTTTAACTTTCCCCTTGTGTACACAGTATGTTTTGTCACTTGCTACTCAGAGGAAGCAGAAGGTATAAAGGCCACTTTGGATTCATTGACAGCCACAGACTATCCAGGTTCTCATAAACTGTTAATGGTAGTATGTGATGGTCTGGTAAAGGGTTcgaataatgataaaacGACACCAGAAATCTGCATTAGTATGATGGAAGATTTTGTGATTGATCCCACAGATGTAGAAGCAAGTTCTTATATTGCTGTTGCAACAGGAAGAAGGAGACACAATATGGCAAAGATATATTGCGGTTATTATAGATATAAAGgcaatgatattaaaaataaagataaaagaTTACCAATGGTGACTATAGTTAAATGTGGATTACCAGAAGAATCACAAGATGTTAAGCCTGGAAACAGAGGTAAGCGTGATTCCCAAGTGTTAATGATGTCCTTTTTCCAGAAACTACTATTTAATGAACGTATGACAGAATTGGAATATCATTTACTGAAAGGTATTTGGCAAATAACAGGCACAAACGCAACATTTTATGAACTAATACTAATGGTGGATGCAGATACAAAAGTTTACCCAAACTCAATATCTCATATGGTGGCAGAGATGATTAAAGATCCACTTATAATGGGTTTGTGTGGTGAGACTAAAATAGTCAATAAAGCACAGTCATGGGTAACAATGATTCaagtttttgaatattacaTATCTCATCATCAAACAAAAGCTTTTGAGTCTGTTTTTGGTTCAGTAACATGTTTACCAGGTTGTTTTTCGATGTATAGACTAAAAGCTCCAAAAGGAACAGAGGGCTTCTGGGTGCcaatattgataaatccTGACATTGTCGAAAAGTATTCTGATAATGTAACAAATACCTtacataaaaaaaatttgcTATTACTCGGTGAGGATCGTTACTTATCATCACTTTTACTGAAAACCCACTCTGGAAGGAAAATGGTCTTTGTCCCTAAGGCTGCATGTAAAACTATGGTGCCTGACACatttaaagttttattatcacAAAGAAGACGTTGGGTAAACTCTACAATacataatttatttgaactTGTATTGGTTCGAGATTTATGTGGAACATTCTGTTTCTCAATGCAATTCttcattttaattgaattaattggAACTTTGGTTCTTCCATTGGCTATTTGTTTCACAATgtacataatatttttttctatcaCTTCCTCACCAACACCCGTCATCACTTTGGTATTGCTAGCATTAATTTTAGGATTACCTGGTATACTAGTTGTGGTGACAGCAACAAGGATCTCTTACATTATGTGGCTAGGAGTATATATTTTGGCACTTCCAATTTGGAATTTTGTTATCCCAGTATATGCGTATTGGAAATTTGATGACTTCTCTTGGGGAGACACTAGAGCTGTCGATGGAGAAACGAAAGACAACCATGGAGATGATGAAGgtatttttgattattcgaatatcaaattaatgaaattagaagatcatataaaattagacagtaatatttaa
- the TPHA0M00640 gene encoding pleiotropic drug resistance family ABC transporter (similar to Saccharomyces cerevisiae SNQ2 (YDR011W); ancestral locus Anc_3.220) — MSSFVSSVHSNSASVADAEESFKGNNSDDVLAARTSGSFIRRTLSHRSSVVMSDDAMSQVQDLARTLSHRTTRDGPIEDVLHEIESMANDAEEFDARKIFSDMVRGANEQGIHIRKAGVIMEKVSAEGVDASTVEGTTFGDILCLPLTIYKGIRAAKQRKMRSILNNVNLLAEPGEMVLVLGRPGAGCSSFLKTAAGEIDQFAGGVVGDISYDGIPQEEMMKKFKSDVIYNGELDVHFPYLTVKQTLDFAIACKIPAKRVDNVPKEDYIAAVRDLYATIFGLRHTYQTFVGNDFVRGVSGGERKRVSIAEALAARGTVYCWDNATRGLDASTALEYAQAIRIMTNLLGSTALVTIYQASENIYQTFDKVTVLYLGRQIYFGKIEDAKVYFKKMGYECPPRQATAEFLTALTDPNGFHIITPGYENKVPRTPEEFETYWENSDEFRQLQKDIADYKSKIDIEKTKALYHESMDQEKSKYASKKSYFTISYPQQVQLCVKRGFQRIYGDKTSTVINTVAAIVQAFVTGSLFYKTPSATNGAFSRGGVLYFALLYYSLIGLANINLDSRPILQKHKAYSLYHLSAEAFASTIAPMPFRLIGLTCFIIILYFLAGLHTSAGAFFTVYLFLFLCSETINGLFEMITSVCDNLAQANSIAGILMMAISMYSTYMIQLPAMHPWFKWISYVLPIRYAFESMLNAEFHGRRLDCGGTLVPSGAGYENIASENQVCAFTGSVEGQSYVLGDDYLKAYFQYEYKHTWRNFGILWCFIIGYFSIKAFLTEFKRPTVGGGDALVFKKGYKHPNSNTANDEETHDKLNLSESKEKYMTGSSSSEDDGTFEGLESTGTFVWNKVCFTIPYDGGMRMLLDNVSGFCRPGTMTALMGESGAGKTTLLNTLAQRNVGIITGDMLVNGKPIDASFERRTGYVQQQDVHIAELTVRESLQFSARMRQPQHLPDSEKMDYVERIIRVLDMDEYAEALVGGIGRGLNVEQRKKLSIGVELVAKPDLLLFLDEPTSGLDSQSSWSIIQLLKKLAASGQSILCTIHQPSATLFEQFDRLLLLKKGGQTVYFGDIGENSKDLLTYFEDHGARKCERKENPAEYILEAIGAGATASVKDDWHEIWKNSSTYKNSEIEINNMIKGLSANANSDGEGKAAQKYATSYFYQFRYVYFRTATILWRDLNYIMSKLMLHIVGGLFIGFTFYNVGTTYAGLQHALFAAFMAIVISAPSMNQIQARAIASRELFEVRESKSNMFHWSLVLITQYMSEIPYHLVFSTIFFVSLYFPLRIFFEASRSAVFYLNYCILFQLFYVGLGLMVLYMSPNLPSAAILMGLTLSFLISFCGVTQPERLMPGFWTFMWKASPYTYFVQNLVGIMLHEKPVICSKKELSYFNPPSGQTCGQYLERFLETNTGYVSNPNDTANCGYCIYSVGDEYLTYIGSSYSYLWRNFGFYWAYIGFNICAMVGVYYIVHVRGVSFISPEKISKFLKRFKK, encoded by the coding sequence ATGTCATCTTTTGTAAGCTCGGTTCACAGTAATAGTGCATCCGTTGCAGATGCTGAAGAATCTTTCAAAGGCAACAATAGCGATGACGTGCTGGCTGCTAGAACGTCAGGTTCTTTCATAAGGAGGACCTTATCTCACAGATCATCTGTTGTTATGAGCGATGATGCTATGTCTCAAGTCCAAGATTTGGCAAGAACCTTATCTCATAGAACCACAAGAGATGGCCCAATAGAAGATGTTTTACATGAGATTGAGTCTATGGCTAATGATGCTGAAGAGTTCGACGCTAGGAAAATTTTTTCAGATATGGTCAGAGGTGCTAATGAACAAGGCATTCATATCAGAAAGGCTGGTGTGATTATGGAGAAAGTCAGTGCTGAAGGTGTCGATGCTTCCACTGTGGAAGGTACTACTTTTGGTGATATTTTGTGTCTACCACTAACTATCTATAAAGGCATTAGAGCAGCAAAACAGAGGAAAATGAGGAgcattttaaataatgtcAATTTACTAGCAGAACCAGGTGAGATGGTCTTAGTATTAGGAAGACCAGGCGCAGGTTGTTCCTCGTTTTTGAAAACTGCTGCTGGTGAAATCGATCAGTTTGCAGGTGGTGTTGTAGGCGATATCTCTTACGATGGGATTCCACAGGAAgaaatgatgaagaaatttaaatctGACGTCATATATAATGGTGAATTAGATGTACATTTCCCATATTTGACTGTCAAGCAAACTTTGGACTTTGCAATCGCTTGTAAAATTCCTGCAAAGAGAGTTGATAATGTTCCAAAGGAAGATTACATCGCTGCAGTGAGAGATCTATATGCAACAATCTTCGGCTTAAGACATACATACCAAACTTTTGTTGGTAATGATTTCGTAAGAGGTGTTTCTGGTGGTGAAAGAAAGAGAGTTTCCATTGCTGAAGCTTTGGCTGCTAGAGGTACAGTTTACTGTTGGGATAATGCTACAAGGGGTTTAGACGCTTCGACTGCTTTGGAGTATGCACAAGCTATTAGAATAATGACCAATTTACTAGGGTCCACTGCATTAGTCACGATTTATCAAGCTTCggaaaatatatatcaaacTTTCGATAAAGTTACCGTCTTATATTTAGGTAgacaaatttattttggtaaaattgaagatgctaaagtttatttcaaaaaaatggGTTATGAATGTCCACCAAGACAAGCTACTGCAGAATTTTTAACTGCTTTAACTGATCCAAACGGTTTTCACATTATTACACCAGGTTATGAAAATAAAGTTCCAAGAACTCCAGAAGAATTCGAGACTTATTGGGAAAATTCAGATGAATTTAGacaattacaaaaagaTATCGCTGACTATAAGTCAAAAATAGATATCGAGAAAACAAAGGCTTTATACCATGAATCCATGGATCAAGAAAAATCTAAATACGCCAGCAAAAAGTCTTACTTCACAATTTCATATCCTCAACAAGTCCAATTATGTGTTAAGCGTGGTTTCCAAAGAATTTACGGTGATAAAACCTCAACAGTTATCAACACCGTTGCTGCTATTGTTCAAGCATTTGTCACAGGTTCATTGTTTTATAAAACACCATCAGCTACCAACGGTGCTTTCTCCAGAGGTGGTGTCTTATATTTTGCATTGTTGTATTACTCATTAATCGGTCTAGCAAATATTAACTTAGACAGTAGACCAATTCTACAGAAACATAAAGCATATTCGCTATATCATTTGTCTGCTGAAGCTTTCGCCTCTACCATTGCTCCTATGCCATTTAGATTGATAGGTTTGACAtgtttcatcatcattttgtATTTCTTAGCTGGTTTACATACTTCAGCTGGTGCATTCTTTACCGTTTACCTATTTTTGTTCTTATGTTCAGAAACTATTAATGgtttatttgaaatgaTTACATCCGTTTGTGATAATTTGGCTCAAGCTAATTCTATTGCTGGTATTTTAATGATGGCTATTTCTATGTACTCAACATATATGATTCAATTACCTGCTATGCATCCTTGGTTTAAATGGATTTCTTACGTTCTACCTATTAGATATGCTTTCGAATCTATGTTAAACGCCGAATTCCATGGAAGACGTTTAGACTGTGGTGGTACTTTAGTTCCTTCTGGTGCAGGTTATGAAAATATTGCTTCTGAAAATCAAGTTTGTGCCTTCACAGGTTCTGTTGAAGGTCAGAGCTATGTGTTAGGGGATGACTATTTAAAGGCTTACTTCCAATACGAATATAAACACACATGGAGAAATTTTGGTATTTTATGGTGTTTCATCATCGGTTACTTTTCTATTAAAGCTTTTCTTACAGAATTCAAGAGACCAACTGTTGGTGGTGGTGACGCGTTGGTCTTTAAAAAAGGTTACAAACACCCAAACAGCAACACCgcaaatgatgaagaaactCACGATAAATTAAACTTATCAGAATCAAAGGAGAAATATATGACAggttcttcttcatctgaaGATGATGGTACCTTTGAAGGTTTAGAAAGTACTGGTACTTTTGTTTGGAACAAGGTATGTTTCACAATTCCTTACGATGGTGGTATGCGTATGTTATTAGATAACGTTTCTGGTTTCTGTCGTCCAGGTACTATGACAGCCTTAATGGGTGAATCTGGTGCCGGTAAGACAACATTGTTAAACACTTTAGCTCAGAGAAATGTTGGTATTATTACTGGTGATATGTTAGTGAATGGCAAACCCATTGATGCAAGTTTTGAAAGACGTACCGGTTATGTGCAACAACAAGATGTTCATATTGCTGAATTGACAGTTAGAGAATCTTTACAATTTTCTGCTAGAATGCGTCAACCTCAACATCTTCCAGATTCCGAAAAAATGGATTATGTCGAAAGAATTATTCGTGTCTTAGATATGGATGAATATGCTGAAGCCCTAGTTGGTGGTATTGGTCGTGGTCTAAACGTTgaacaaagaaaaaagttATCTATTGGTGTTGAATTAGTCGCAAAGcctgatttattattattcttgGACGAACCTACTTCTGGTTTAGACTCACAATCTTCTTGGTCGATTATccaattattgaagaaactGGCTGCTTCTGGTCAATCTATTTTATGTACTATTCATCAACCTTCGGCCACTTTATTTGAACAATTCGATAgactattattattgaagaaggGTGGTCAAACTGTTTATTTTGGTGATATTGGTGAAAACTCGAAAGATTTATTAACTTACTTCGAAGATCATGGTGCTAGAAAGTGTGAACGTAAAGAAAATCCAgcagaatatattttggaaGCTATTGGTGCCGGTGCAACTGCGTCTGTTAAAGATGATTGGCATGAAATTTGGAAGAATTCTTCCACTTATAAAAACtctgaaattgaaattaacaATATGATTAAGGGTTTAAGCGCTAATGCTAATTCTGATGGCGAAGGAAAAGCGGCACAGAAATATGCTACTTCTTACTTTTATCAATTTAGATATGTCTATTTCAGAACTGCCACGATTCTATGGAGagatttgaattatatCATGTCTAAATTGATGCTTCACATTGTCGGTGGTCTTTTCATTGGTTTCACATTTTATAATGTTGGTACTACATATGCAGGTTTACAACATGCATTATTTGCTGCTTTCATGGCTATCGTTATTTCTGCTCCTTCTATGAACCAAATCCAAGCTCGTGCTATTGCTTCAAGAGAGCTATTTGAAGTTAGAGAATCTAAATCTAATATGTTCCATTGGTCTTTAGTTTTGATTACACAATATATGAGTGAAATTCCGTACCATTTAGTATTCTCCACTATTTTCTTcgtttcattatatttccCGCTAAGAATTTTCTTCGAAGCCTCAAGATCAGCTGTTTTCTATTTGAACTACTGCATTCTTTTCCAATTATTCTATGTTGGTTTAGGTTTAATGGTGTTATACATGTCACCAAATCTACCATCGGCTGCTATTCTAATGGGTCTAACTTTGTCTTTCTTGATTTCTTTCTGTGGTGTTACACAACCAGAAAGATTAATGCCAGGTTTCTGGACTTTTATGTGGAAGGCTTCCCCATACACTTACTTCGTTCAAAATTTAGTTGGCATTATGTTACATGAGAAACCTGTGATATGTTCTAAGAAAGAATTAAGTTACTTCAATCCTCCATCTGGTCAAACTTGTGGTCAGTACTTAGAAAGGTTCCTAGAAACCAACACTGGTTATGTTTCCAATCCAAATGATACCGCTAACTGTGGTTACTGTATTTACTCAGTTGGTGATGAATATTTGACTTACATTGGTTCAAGTTACAGTTACCTATGGAGAAACTTCGGTTTCTATTGGGCTTACATTGGATTCAACATCTGTGCCATGGTCGGTGTATATTACATTGTCCATGTCAGAGGTGTCTCATTCATATCTCCAGAAAAAATCTCCAAGTTCTTAAAGAGATTTAAGAAATAG